A stretch of the Bacteroidales bacterium genome encodes the following:
- a CDS encoding SpoIIE family protein phosphatase gives MKKYNHMKGSFYVEVNCQQDNYEDERICGDVFVTKRVKEEGRIIAVLSDGMGHGVKANILATLTSTLAANFTAEHKDFKTTAEMIMNTLPVCSIKKISYSTFTIVDINTYTGEVEILEYDNPECFVIRGKVPLKLTWEKLILDSENNKGKELRSTKFTAQKEDRILFWSDGISQSGLGTRKYPLGWGIDEAKVFALSIVEQTPFISARKLARRIVNMAVMNDSYHPKDDISCAAIYFREPRKLLLCSGPPYEKERDVELGDIVRQFEGKKILCGATTADIVSRELGETIVDNFEFEDPDLPPTSNMKGVDLITEGILTLSKVSNILLNFDNNTNLGRGPADQIVQLLLKSDKITMVIGTRINIAHQDPNLPVELEIRRTVMKRIAKLLEEKFLKEVTIKYL, from the coding sequence ATGAAAAAATATAATCATATGAAAGGATCATTCTATGTAGAAGTAAATTGCCAGCAAGACAACTACGAGGACGAACGTATTTGTGGAGATGTGTTTGTAACCAAACGAGTTAAAGAGGAAGGACGCATTATTGCTGTTCTTAGTGATGGTATGGGACACGGAGTTAAAGCCAATATTTTGGCTACATTAACTTCAACTTTAGCTGCCAATTTCACAGCCGAGCATAAAGATTTTAAGACAACAGCTGAAATGATAATGAATACTTTGCCAGTATGTAGCATTAAAAAAATAAGTTATTCTACATTTACAATTGTTGACATTAATACTTACACCGGTGAAGTTGAGATATTGGAGTACGACAATCCCGAATGTTTTGTAATTAGAGGCAAAGTACCGCTAAAACTTACGTGGGAAAAACTAATATTAGATAGTGAAAACAACAAAGGGAAAGAGTTGCGCTCGACAAAATTTACAGCTCAAAAAGAGGATAGAATTCTGTTCTGGTCCGATGGTATATCACAATCGGGTTTAGGTACTCGTAAATATCCATTAGGATGGGGAATTGATGAGGCTAAGGTTTTTGCGTTGTCAATTGTAGAACAAACACCATTTATTTCAGCACGGAAATTAGCACGTAGAATCGTTAATATGGCTGTTATGAATGACAGCTATCATCCCAAAGACGACATAAGTTGTGCAGCAATTTATTTTAGAGAACCTCGTAAACTGCTTCTTTGTTCTGGTCCGCCATATGAAAAAGAACGCGATGTTGAATTGGGAGATATTGTACGTCAATTTGAAGGGAAGAAAATTTTGTGTGGAGCTACTACGGCTGATATTGTTTCACGAGAATTGGGAGAAACAATCGTTGATAACTTTGAATTTGAAGATCCTGACTTGCCTCCAACCAGTAACATGAAAGGGGTTGATTTAATAACAGAAGGCATTTTAACATTAAGTAAAGTCTCAAACATTCTGCTTAATTTTGATAACAACACCAATTTAGGCAGAGGACCTGCCGATCAGATTGTTCAGTTACTTTTAAAAAGTGATAAAATAACAATGGTTATAGGGACACGTATAAACATCGCGCACCAGGATCCAAACTTGCCTGTTGAGCTGGAAATTAGGCGAACCGTTATGAAGAGAATCGCAAAACTTTTGGAAGAGAAGTTTTTAAAAGAGGTAACGATTAAATATCTGTAA
- a CDS encoding (2Fe-2S) ferredoxin domain-containing protein → MLDKKEITICLGGSCFIRGNKRVLQVINNFIKEHNLAQYVQLKGDHCFGHCVNGPVLKIDNNIYENVDSMNVIDILNDVFDGYY, encoded by the coding sequence ATGCTCGATAAAAAAGAGATTACAATATGTTTGGGAGGTTCTTGTTTTATCCGCGGAAATAAAAGGGTATTGCAAGTAATAAACAATTTTATAAAAGAACATAATCTTGCACAATATGTACAACTCAAAGGAGATCATTGTTTTGGACATTGTGTAAACGGTCCTGTTTTGAAAATCGACAATAATATCTACGAGAACGTTGATTCAATGAATGTTATCGATATTTTAAACGATGTTTTTGACGGATATTATTAG
- a CDS encoding 4Fe-4S binding protein, producing MQVIKINPDKCKLCFACVRVCPANAIKTKEDSCEIVPERCIGCGSCLRICPYDAIRDLDAKKEVRALIRSGENVVAICDPSISGEFDDITDYTNFVGMIKALGFKYVCEVSFGADLVALKYRELFENFKGKYFITANCPAIVGYIEKYHPSLIDNMAPLVSPMIATAQVVREKYGQDIKVVYIGPCTAAKGEAHHLSDNKRVDIVLTFKELREMFAEAGITENNVEFSDFDPPIGGKGSLFPISRGMFQSVDINEDLLSGQLICTDGKTNVLRALQEFEHFSQLKQHLDLFYCDGNCIMGPGTSKGGKKFVRRSLVITYVKKRLSRYNKEQWEKDLKKYLNLDFTRTYQNRDMRLPEPTEEEVKKVMAQLGRDNSENKSGCGTCGYESCRDLAAAVGNGLARVDMCPTYVIQSNIRYKKRLRSANEKLSNAQKALVESKKSTKQEQEAFQEASKINLGLLNKLPTGVVVVDEKIKILLSNQSFINLLGSDAVEVAEVIPGLVGADLKTLVAPHIYNYFSFVLETNESVENKDIHLGESFLNLSIFPIKPNKIVGAIIRDMHAPEVHKEEVINRINEVIDKNLKLIQQIAFLLGEGASETEHMLNSIIESYKDIKSNSDSH from the coding sequence ATGCAAGTAATAAAAATAAACCCCGATAAATGTAAGCTCTGCTTTGCATGCGTGAGAGTATGTCCTGCAAATGCCATCAAAACAAAGGAAGATAGTTGTGAGATTGTTCCCGAACGCTGCATTGGTTGTGGTAGCTGTTTGCGTATTTGTCCATACGACGCAATTAGAGATTTGGATGCTAAAAAAGAGGTCAGGGCACTAATTCGTTCTGGAGAAAATGTTGTGGCGATATGTGACCCAAGTATTTCAGGAGAGTTTGATGATATTACAGATTACACAAACTTTGTGGGAATGATAAAAGCTCTTGGGTTCAAATATGTGTGCGAGGTGTCTTTCGGAGCCGACCTAGTTGCATTAAAATATCGCGAGCTTTTTGAAAATTTTAAGGGAAAATATTTTATTACAGCCAATTGTCCCGCAATAGTAGGTTATATTGAAAAATATCACCCATCGCTAATTGACAATATGGCACCGCTTGTATCGCCAATGATTGCTACTGCGCAGGTAGTTAGAGAAAAATATGGTCAGGATATAAAAGTGGTTTATATAGGACCGTGTACTGCAGCAAAAGGAGAAGCTCACCATTTATCAGACAACAAACGTGTTGATATTGTTCTTACATTTAAAGAATTGCGTGAGATGTTTGCCGAAGCTGGAATAACAGAAAACAATGTTGAGTTTTCTGATTTTGATCCGCCAATTGGAGGTAAAGGTAGTCTGTTCCCTATTAGTCGAGGAATGTTCCAAAGCGTTGATATAAACGAGGATTTATTGAGCGGACAACTAATTTGCACTGATGGTAAAACCAATGTTTTAAGAGCGTTACAAGAGTTTGAACACTTTAGTCAACTAAAACAGCATTTGGATCTGTTTTACTGTGACGGAAATTGCATAATGGGACCAGGTACCAGTAAAGGAGGAAAAAAGTTTGTAAGACGTTCGTTGGTAATCACATACGTCAAAAAACGATTGAGTAGATACAATAAAGAGCAATGGGAAAAAGATCTTAAGAAATACTTAAATTTAGATTTTACGAGAACATATCAAAACCGTGATATGCGCCTTCCCGAGCCAACCGAAGAAGAGGTAAAGAAGGTTATGGCTCAACTAGGTCGCGATAATTCAGAAAACAAATCGGGCTGTGGCACTTGCGGATACGAATCATGTCGTGATTTAGCTGCTGCCGTAGGTAATGGGCTTGCACGTGTAGATATGTGTCCCACATATGTTATTCAAAGTAATATCAGATATAAAAAACGTCTTAGATCTGCCAACGAAAAACTCAGTAATGCTCAAAAAGCACTTGTAGAGAGCAAAAAATCAACCAAACAGGAACAAGAGGCATTTCAAGAGGCTTCAAAAATTAATTTGGGACTGTTGAACAAACTTCCGACAGGTGTTGTAGTCGTAGATGAAAAAATTAAAATTTTGCTTTCAAATCAAAGTTTCATAAACCTACTTGGCTCTGATGCCGTGGAAGTAGCTGAAGTTATACCTGGATTAGTAGGCGCAGATCTTAAAACTTTGGTTGCACCACATATTTATAACTATTTCAGTTTCGTATTAGAAACAAATGAAAGTGTGGAAAATAAGGATATTCATCTTGGAGAAAGCTTTCTAAACTTGTCAATTTTTCCAATTAAACCAAACAAAATTGTTGGCGCAATAATCCGTGACATGCATGCCCCAGAGGTTCATAAAGAGGAAGTTATTAATAGAATCAACGAAGTTATTGACAAAAATCTGAAATTAATTCAACAAATAGCCTTTTTATTAGGAGAGGGAGCTTCAGAGACAGAACATATGCTCAATTCAATCATAGAGTCATATAAAGATATAAAATCCAATAGTGATTCACATTAA
- the mnmE gene encoding tRNA uridine-5-carboxymethylaminomethyl(34) synthesis GTPase MnmE translates to MNFDFDDLICSISTPHGVGAIAIVRISGKEAKKVLENLFFPVTKIDISSIEPRKAYYGQIISHGNIVDEVVVTWFKAPESYTGDDVIEIGCHGSQYIQRQLMQLLIENGCRTAKPGEFTMRAFLSGKMDLTQAEAINDLIHARNSMSHKMAMSQVKGSFSKRLMQLSDKLLNLISLVELELDFSEEDVEFADRNTLRSLINDVQDEVKKLHDSYESGQAIKEGIPVAIVGQPNAGKSTLLNKILQEERSIVSDIPGTTRDAIEDTITLNSIEYRFIDTAGLRRSTDNIEKLGIERSIDKITKAWIIIFLFDATSKIEDIKHACDLVMANIDNTSQIIFVANKIDLLPENEYHSKIEQISNSINIQPLDILLISAKKEQNLDSLINRLTLLAQSMLPSEDSIIIHNTRQYELLMKILVAIGSTIEAIEKNLTGDLLAFELRKVLSLIGELTGTAITPDMILGNIFKNFCIGK, encoded by the coding sequence ATGAATTTTGACTTCGATGACCTTATATGCTCAATCTCAACACCACATGGCGTTGGGGCTATAGCTATTGTTCGTATTTCGGGAAAGGAAGCCAAAAAAGTTCTTGAAAACCTATTTTTTCCTGTCACCAAAATAGATATATCTTCAATTGAGCCTCGCAAGGCTTATTACGGACAGATAATCAGCCACGGCAACATTGTCGATGAGGTAGTTGTGACATGGTTTAAAGCTCCTGAATCATACACGGGCGATGATGTTATTGAGATAGGCTGTCACGGTTCGCAATATATTCAACGGCAGCTAATGCAACTGTTAATTGAGAACGGCTGTCGCACCGCAAAACCTGGCGAGTTTACCATGCGGGCTTTTTTGAGCGGAAAGATGGATTTAACTCAGGCTGAGGCTATTAACGATTTAATTCACGCTCGCAATAGTATGTCACATAAAATGGCTATGTCGCAAGTCAAAGGCTCATTTTCAAAGCGACTTATGCAGTTATCGGACAAGCTGCTGAACCTTATATCGTTAGTTGAATTGGAGTTAGATTTCAGCGAAGAGGATGTCGAATTTGCCGACCGCAACACGCTACGTTCACTGATTAACGATGTTCAAGATGAGGTAAAAAAACTACACGACTCGTATGAATCTGGTCAAGCGATTAAAGAGGGAATCCCTGTAGCCATTGTTGGACAGCCGAATGCAGGAAAATCGACCCTGTTAAACAAAATTCTGCAAGAAGAGAGATCCATCGTTAGCGATATTCCCGGAACAACCCGCGATGCCATCGAAGACACAATAACTCTCAATTCCATTGAGTACCGTTTTATTGACACGGCGGGCTTGCGCAGAAGCACCGATAACATTGAGAAGCTCGGCATAGAACGTTCTATCGACAAAATCACCAAAGCGTGGATTATTATTTTCCTGTTCGATGCAACAAGCAAAATTGAGGATATTAAACACGCCTGCGATTTGGTTATGGCAAATATTGACAACACCTCGCAGATAATTTTCGTGGCAAACAAAATTGACTTGTTGCCTGAGAATGAATATCATAGCAAGATAGAACAAATATCCAATTCAATCAACATACAACCGCTCGACATTCTACTGATTTCAGCAAAAAAAGAGCAAAACTTAGACTCTCTGATAAACCGATTGACTCTATTGGCACAGAGCATGTTGCCATCTGAGGACTCCATAATAATTCACAACACCCGACAGTACGAGCTATTAATGAAAATATTGGTTGCCATTGGCAGCACCATTGAAGCAATTGAAAAAAACTTAACAGGCGATTTGTTAGCCTTTGAACTTAGAAAAGTTTTGTCGCTTATAGGCGAATTAACGGGAACTGCTATTACTCCGGATATGATATTGGGAAATATTTTTAAAAATTTTTGCATCGGGAAATAA
- a CDS encoding cell wall-active antibiotics response protein → MKTNSSNAKRVVTGILFVIFGILLLLRNFYLLPPKIEDIFLSWPMLLIAVGLVSLAGRNYTAASIIIFTGCFFLVPRIIDIEVKLKQFWPIIIIFTGLAILSQWRSKNKKGDKTLAFSDYIDEFNILSSKNYTHQSPTFKGGRISSILAGVNVDFKGVKLDNTITTLDVTSILGSVKLFVPTGWTIKNDLSNVLGGILIKNKDANTDREENVLVITGRVVLGNVEVVYV, encoded by the coding sequence ATGAAAACAAATTCATCTAATGCAAAAAGAGTTGTAACGGGTATTCTTTTTGTAATTTTCGGAATACTACTGCTTTTACGCAATTTTTATCTGCTACCACCAAAAATTGAGGATATCTTTCTAAGCTGGCCTATGCTTTTGATTGCCGTAGGATTGGTAAGTTTAGCAGGGAGGAATTACACTGCAGCCTCAATCATAATTTTTACAGGTTGTTTTTTCCTTGTACCTAGAATTATTGACATTGAAGTTAAGCTTAAGCAATTTTGGCCCATAATAATAATTTTTACAGGCTTAGCAATTTTATCTCAGTGGAGATCTAAAAATAAGAAAGGTGACAAAACTTTAGCTTTTAGTGACTACATTGATGAGTTTAATATTTTAAGTAGTAAGAACTATACTCATCAAAGTCCAACTTTTAAAGGTGGGCGAATATCATCTATTCTTGCAGGGGTAAATGTTGACTTTAAAGGAGTTAAACTTGATAACACGATCACCACATTAGATGTTACTTCCATTTTGGGTAGTGTTAAACTGTTTGTGCCCACTGGCTGGACAATAAAAAACGATTTATCCAATGTGCTTGGAGGTATCTTAATTAAAAATAAAGATGCCAATACAGACAGAGAAGAAAATGTTTTAGTAATTACTGGTAGAGTTGTCTTGGGAAATGTAGAGGTTGTATATGTTTAA